In Pseudomonas nunensis, a single window of DNA contains:
- a CDS encoding ClpXP protease specificity-enhancing factor, with the protein MNSSRPYLVRALYEWIVDNDCTPHMLVNSEYPSVQVPQGFASDGQIVLNVSPAAVRHLHMDNEAVSFEGRFGGVPHTLFVPIASILGIYARENGQGMVFDLESPMEDDEEIEPDDDVPPPDNEPPRPSGRPSLKVVK; encoded by the coding sequence ATGAACTCCAGTCGACCTTATCTGGTCCGCGCGCTCTACGAGTGGATTGTTGATAACGATTGCACCCCGCACATGCTGGTCAATTCCGAATATCCGTCGGTGCAGGTGCCGCAAGGTTTCGCCAGTGATGGACAGATTGTCCTGAACGTATCGCCGGCTGCCGTGCGTCATTTGCACATGGACAACGAAGCGGTCAGCTTCGAAGGGCGCTTCGGTGGCGTGCCGCACACCCTGTTTGTGCCTATCGCGTCGATCCTGGGCATTTACGCCCGGGAGAACGGCCAAGGCATGGTGTTTGATCTGGAGTCGCCTATGGAAGACGACGAAGAGATCGAGCCGGATGATGATGTCCCGCCACCCGACAACGAGCCGCCGCGTCCCAGCGGTCGACCTAGTTTGAAGGTCGTGAAGTAA
- a CDS encoding cytochrome c1: MKKLFAVLILAALPVFSFAAEHGGPELEKVDIDVSDKAAMQDGARTFANYCMGCHSAKFQRYERVADDLGIPHDLMLKNLVFTGAKIGDHMSIGMQPADAKTWFGAAPPDLTLVARVRGTDWLYGYLRSFYEDPTRPWGVNNKVFPNVGMPNVLVGLQGRQVVGCKQVQIVEDGKKQYDPLTGTPLTHEACDQLTIVPKSGALNEEQFDEKVKNLVTFLAYSANPVKLQHQRIGTYVLLYLAFFFVFAYLLKREYWKDVH; encoded by the coding sequence ATGAAAAAGCTATTTGCTGTATTGATTCTTGCTGCTCTGCCAGTGTTCTCCTTCGCAGCCGAGCACGGTGGCCCGGAGCTGGAAAAAGTCGACATTGACGTTTCCGACAAAGCGGCCATGCAGGACGGCGCACGTACGTTCGCCAACTACTGCATGGGTTGCCACAGTGCCAAGTTCCAGCGCTATGAGCGCGTTGCCGACGACCTGGGGATTCCTCATGATCTGATGCTGAAGAACCTGGTGTTCACCGGCGCCAAGATCGGCGACCACATGAGCATCGGCATGCAGCCGGCAGACGCCAAGACCTGGTTCGGCGCAGCGCCGCCGGACCTGACCCTGGTGGCTCGCGTGCGTGGCACTGACTGGCTCTACGGCTACCTGCGTTCGTTCTATGAAGACCCGACGCGTCCTTGGGGTGTGAACAACAAGGTGTTCCCGAACGTCGGCATGCCTAACGTGCTGGTCGGCCTGCAAGGTCGCCAGGTGGTTGGCTGCAAACAGGTTCAAATCGTCGAGGACGGCAAGAAGCAGTATGATCCGCTGACCGGTACGCCGCTGACTCATGAAGCGTGCGATCAGCTGACCATCGTGCCGAAGAGTGGTGCCCTGAACGAAGAGCAGTTCGATGAGAAGGTCAAGAATCTGGTAACCTTCCTCGCTTACTCGGCTAACCCGGTAAAGCTGCAACATCAGCGCATCGGCACCTATGTATTGCTCTACCTGGCGTTCTTCTTCGTATTCGCATACTTGCTCAAGCGTGAATACTGGAAAGACGTCCATTGA
- a CDS encoding glutathione S-transferase N-terminal domain-containing protein produces the protein MGVTNRLACYSDPADHYSHRVRIVLAEKGVSAEIIYVEAGRQPPKLIEVNPYGSLPTLVDRDLALWESTVVMEYLDERYPHPPLLPVYPVARANSRLLIHRIQRDWCGLVDLILDSRSKEAARVVARKELRESLTGVSPLFADKPFFLSEEQSLVDCCLLPILWRLPILGIELPRPAKPLLDYMERSFAREAFQASLSGVERDMR, from the coding sequence ATGGGCGTGACCAATCGGTTGGCCTGTTACTCCGACCCCGCCGACCACTATTCCCACCGAGTACGCATCGTACTTGCAGAGAAGGGTGTCAGCGCCGAGATCATTTATGTGGAAGCTGGTCGCCAGCCGCCTAAACTGATTGAAGTGAACCCTTACGGCAGCTTGCCCACCCTGGTCGATCGTGACCTGGCGTTGTGGGAGTCGACCGTGGTGATGGAATATCTGGATGAGCGTTACCCGCACCCGCCTTTACTGCCGGTTTATCCTGTGGCGCGTGCAAACAGCCGTCTGCTGATTCATCGTATTCAGCGTGACTGGTGTGGCCTGGTGGATCTGATCCTGGATTCCCGGTCCAAGGAAGCCGCCCGCGTTGTCGCTCGTAAAGAGCTGCGCGAAAGCCTGACAGGCGTGTCGCCGTTGTTCGCCGACAAGCCGTTTTTCCTCAGTGAGGAACAAAGTCTGGTGGATTGCTGCCTATTGCCAATACTCTGGCGTTTGCCGATTTTGGGTATTGAACTGCCGCGGCCTGCCAAGCCGCTGCTTGATTACATGGAGCGCTCTTTCGCGCGTGAGGCTTTCCAGGCGAGTCTGTCTGGTGTCGAACGCGATATGCGCTAA